One segment of Paenibacillus rhizovicinus DNA contains the following:
- a CDS encoding DUF1450 domain-containing protein gives MANDIRICDKCKHIRTKTMVPKLQALAPEADIKVACKSYCGPCSRFAFIFINGRYITAPTEDEAIEKASKYIKK, from the coding sequence ATGGCGAACGATATTCGCATTTGTGACAAGTGCAAACATATCCGTACGAAAACGATGGTGCCTAAGCTGCAAGCGCTGGCCCCGGAAGCGGATATTAAAGTAGCTTGCAAATCGTACTGCGGACCTTGCTCGCGATTTGCTTTTATTTTCATTAACGGCCGATACATCACGGCGCCGACTGAAGATGAAGCGATCGAGAAGGCAAGCAAATATATTAAGAAATAA